From Nicotiana tabacum cultivar K326 chromosome 22, ASM71507v2, whole genome shotgun sequence, one genomic window encodes:
- the LOC107792941 gene encoding uncharacterized protein LOC107792941, which translates to MTGISKVEESVTLELLRKKMEDFAKERDWEKFHSPRNLLLALVGEVGELSEIFQWKGEVPKGLPDWNEKEKLHLGEELSDVLLYLVRLSDISGIDLGKAALRKVELNAIKYPVNLCKASSNKEADN; encoded by the exons ATGACAGGGATTTCAAAGGTGGAAGAGAGTGTAACTCTTGAACTTCTCAGgaagaaaatggaagattttgCTAAAGAAAGAGACTGGGAAAAGTTTCATAGCCCAAGAAACCTTCTTTTGGCTCTG GTGGGAGAAGTTGGAGAACTCTCAGAAATATTTCAGTGGAAAGGAGAAGTTCCAAAAGGGTTGCCTGATTGGAATGAAAAGGAGAAATTACATCTTGGTGAAGAACTTTCTGATGTTTTGCTATACCTCGTTAGGCTTTCTGATATTTCTGGGATTGATCTTGGCAAAGCTGCTCTTCGTAAGGTTGAACTTAATGCCATTAAATATCCTGTTAATCTCTGCAAAGCTTCTTCAAATAAAGAAGCCGATAATTAA